Proteins found in one Dehalococcoidia bacterium genomic segment:
- a CDS encoding FAD-dependent oxidoreductase, whose translation MEADVTIIGSGPAGLVAALHTEKSGAGNVILLERGEELGGILKQCIHNGFGREQFKEDYTGPEYAEHLTKELEKTDVRYTLNTMLI comes from the coding sequence ATGGAAGCTGATGTAACCATAATCGGCAGTGGACCTGCCGGGCTTGTTGCCGCACTACATACTGAGAAAAGTGGCGCTGGGAATGTTATTCTTCTTGAAAGGGGGGAGGAGTTGGGTGGCATCTTGAAACAGTGCATACACAATGGCTTTGGTCGGGAACAATTTAAGGAAGACTACACCGGTCCCGAGTATGCGGAGCACCTTACTAAAGAGCTAGAGAAAACAGACGTTCGCTACACATTGAATACTATGCTCATCTGA
- a CDS encoding 4Fe-4S dicluster domain-containing protein codes for MVKEDMYKELAEMINREDPHVVGLSVTPALLKLLSLQFTPEEAQLALQIGLTGGTLDELSAKVGMNKDKLKQMLHTMANKGTMWIDPGKEDPIYRVLGSCAPGLTETGLFGGIRFPYDVELGKALHQVQYEWARDRLCTLGFPFAPVWAHPNVLPDDARPEENLADFLKGQDYFSVSTCPCRLSHWLVDPENHCEHMLETCLHAGDTGRWCVEHGLGRELTLDEALELLNKANADGLVHTINIEGFICNCCTDCCPLFIGFHQLNTKTMVASPFIPQVKEEECNACGDCEDICPVNAMKVDKIAEVDADTCVGCGVCVTHCLMEALALKRRPEDKQVEMPDEVKQRVG; via the coding sequence ATGGTCAAAGAGGACATGTACAAAGAGCTGGCAGAGATGATAAACAGGGAAGACCCGCATGTGGTTGGCCTATCGGTGACACCTGCATTATTGAAGCTCCTTAGCCTTCAGTTCACTCCCGAGGAGGCTCAACTGGCTCTCCAAATAGGTCTCACGGGTGGGACACTGGACGAGCTTTCAGCAAAGGTGGGCATGAACAAGGACAAACTTAAGCAAATGCTCCACACTATGGCTAATAAAGGCACAATGTGGATCGACCCGGGCAAGGAGGACCCGATATACCGGGTCCTAGGGAGTTGTGCGCCAGGCCTTACCGAGACTGGCCTCTTTGGAGGCATCAGATTTCCATATGATGTAGAATTAGGTAAAGCACTGCACCAAGTCCAATACGAGTGGGCCAGGGATAGGCTCTGCACATTAGGGTTCCCTTTTGCACCGGTCTGGGCTCATCCGAACGTGCTGCCCGATGACGCCCGTCCCGAGGAGAACCTCGCCGATTTTCTAAAGGGACAAGATTACTTCAGTGTGTCAACCTGCCCCTGCCGTCTCTCACATTGGCTCGTTGACCCCGAAAACCATTGTGAACACATGCTTGAGACATGCCTCCATGCAGGGGATACCGGCCGATGGTGTGTGGAGCATGGTCTGGGCCGCGAGCTCACCTTGGATGAGGCCCTTGAGCTGCTGAACAAGGCAAATGCGGATGGCCTGGTTCACACCATCAACATCGAGGGCTTCATATGCAATTGCTGCACCGACTGCTGCCCCTTGTTCATAGGTTTTCACCAGCTAAATACTAAAACGATGGTCGCGTCGCCGTTTATCCCGCAGGTAAAGGAGGAGGAGTGCAATGCCTGCGGGGATTGTGAGGATATTTGCCCCGTAAACGCGATGAAGGTTGATAAAATAGCCGAAGTTGATGCAGACACATGCGTCGGTTGCGGCGTGTGCGTCACTCACTGTCTTATGGAGGCTCTCGCCCTGAAGAGGAGGCCCGAAGACAAGCAAGTCGAGATGCCAGATGAGGTTAAGCAGCGTGTTGGATGA
- a CDS encoding SDR family oxidoreductase has translation MTGLEGKVSVVTGGGSGIGRSTALAFAAEGTRVIVADISVRGGKETVQMIKESSGQAIFVKTDVTRADEVEEMVDKVVEIYGRLDFAFNNAGIDGDVASVTRYTEENWDQVININLKGVWLCMKYEIPQMLKQGGGAIVNTSSTAGLIGVGPNPAYVASKHGVVGLTKAAALKYAKRGIRINAVCPGVIYTPLVKKLMDTYPDMEKVVTGMNPMARIGIPEEVAQAVIWLCSDAASFITGHPLSVDGGVVAQ, from the coding sequence GTGACGGGGTTAGAAGGCAAGGTCTCTGTGGTAACGGGAGGGGGCTCCGGAATAGGACGGAGCACCGCGCTGGCCTTTGCTGCAGAGGGTACAAGGGTTATCGTGGCCGATATCTCAGTCCGCGGAGGCAAGGAAACAGTCCAGATGATCAAGGAGAGTAGCGGCCAGGCCATTTTTGTCAAGACTGACGTTACCCGAGCAGACGAGGTCGAGGAAATGGTTGACAAAGTAGTTGAGATCTACGGGCGACTCGATTTTGCCTTTAATAATGCTGGCATTGATGGCGATGTCGCATCCGTTACCAGGTACACTGAAGAGAACTGGGACCAAGTAATAAACATAAACCTCAAGGGTGTGTGGCTTTGTATGAAATACGAGATCCCGCAAATGCTCAAGCAAGGTGGTGGTGCCATCGTTAATACATCATCCACTGCCGGACTTATTGGCGTTGGACCCAACCCCGCCTATGTCGCAAGTAAACACGGTGTGGTAGGCCTTACAAAAGCAGCGGCACTTAAATATGCCAAGAGAGGCATCCGTATAAACGCTGTATGCCCAGGTGTCATCTACACACCGTTAGTGAAGAAACTTATGGACACCTACCCGGATATGGAGAAGGTTGTAACCGGCATGAACCCCATGGCACGTATAGGTATACCAGAAGAGGTTGCCCAGGCAGTTATTTGGTTATGCTCAGATGCAGCCTCGTTTATAACCGGGCACCCCTTATCGGTAGATGGTGGTGTGGTGGCTCAATAG